Proteins encoded in a region of the Triticum dicoccoides isolate Atlit2015 ecotype Zavitan chromosome 3A, WEW_v2.0, whole genome shotgun sequence genome:
- the LOC119271820 gene encoding protein SPEAR3-like yields the protein MSGNNFGDSMGWGRSPGSRKGKRGGGSSGGSGADKPKQPQRGLGVAQLEKIRLQSEMAEYFHPLGGQPPSLIHRTASLNLEDTRASTSSLSSSPSSPFHATAVSSAFPVHPNFGLAYAERGDARYGEFQTPIVRSPSSNTIYGPPHYAHPGVTLPLFAPEESTRLRGHHDRSRSADSTSMNSDDPEDVDLELKL from the exons ATGAGTGGGAACAACTTTGGGGACAGCATGGGGTGGGGTAGATCGCCCGGCTCCAGGAAGGGCAagagaggcggcggcagcagcggcggcagtGGCGCCGACAAGCCGAAGCAGCCGCAGCGGGGGCTCGGCGTGGCGCAGCTCGAGAAGATTAGGTTACAGAGCGAAATGGCTGAGTACTTCCATCCTCTTGGTGGTCAGCCACCCAGCTTGATCCACAGAACGGCCAGCCTCAATTTG GAGGATACGCGGGCGTCAACGTCCTCGCTCTCATCGTCCCCATCGTCCCCCTTCCATGCTACCGCCGTCTCGTCGGCCTTCCCGGTCCATCCGAATTTCGGG TTAGCATATGCGGAGAGAGGAGACGCGCGATACGGTGAATTCCAGACTCCCATCGTCAG ATCTCCAAGCAGCAACACTATCTACGGGCCACCACATTACGCGCATCCTGGTGTCACATTGCCACTGTTTGCACCAGAG GAATCTACCCGTCTGAGAGGGCACCATGACCGGAGCCGGTCGGCTGATTCGACGAGTATGAACTCCGACGATCCAGAAGACGTGGATCTCGAGCTCAAGCTATGA